A window of the Pedobacter frigiditerrae genome harbors these coding sequences:
- a CDS encoding VanZ family protein → MKPPKSQGFFFEGFDKMTHLGFFYILTILLFYGKIKYQHNFSFRSLTIFKVILINAIIGGGIELLQWKVFTYRSAEWWDFGCDMLGAFMGVFSYILLHLSNYNEKV, encoded by the coding sequence ATGAAACCCCCAAAAAGCCAGGGATTCTTTTTTGAGGGATTTGATAAAATGACCCATTTAGGGTTCTTCTATATTTTAACAATATTGTTATTCTATGGAAAAATAAAGTACCAACATAATTTTAGCTTTCGCTCCCTCACGATTTTTAAAGTAATTTTAATAAATGCAATAATTGGTGGGGGAATAGAGTTGTTGCAATGGAAAGTATTCACCTATAGATCTGCAGAATGGTGGGATTTTGGTTGTGATATGCTAGGCGCTTTTATGGGCGTCTTCAGTTATATATTACTACATTTATCTAATTACAATGAAAAGGTTTAG
- the ruvA gene encoding Holliday junction branch migration protein RuvA — protein sequence MYAYIDGKLTFKCPTYVVVEAGGVGYHINISLNTYSAIGNAERCKIYTWLQVKEDSHTLYGFAEEGERRLFLHLISVSGIGAATCRMMLSSITPTEIQTAIINADVALIQRIKGIGAKSAQRIVLELQDKLKKEGSDSLISMPLHNTTKDEALSALIMLGFGKQVAEKAIDNAVKKSDQDLTVEQMIKTALRNL from the coding sequence ATGTACGCGTATATTGATGGGAAATTAACATTTAAATGCCCAACTTATGTTGTGGTAGAAGCTGGAGGTGTTGGTTATCACATCAATATATCGCTTAATACTTATTCTGCAATTGGCAATGCAGAGCGATGTAAAATTTATACTTGGTTGCAAGTAAAAGAAGATTCGCATACCTTATATGGTTTTGCAGAGGAGGGAGAAAGACGATTGTTTCTACACCTCATATCTGTTTCTGGTATAGGCGCAGCAACTTGCAGAATGATGTTATCGTCAATTACACCAACAGAAATACAAACGGCAATTATAAATGCCGATGTGGCATTAATACAGCGAATTAAGGGAATTGGGGCAAAATCTGCTCAACGAATTGTACTAGAGCTACAGGACAAATTGAAGAAGGAGGGCTCAGATTCATTAATTTCTATGCCACTACATAATACAACAAAGGATGAAGCGTTATCTGCTTTAATTATGCTTGGCTTTGGCAAACAAGTTGCAGAAAAAGCCATAGACAATGCTGTTAAAAAAAGCGATCAGGATTTAACAGTAGAACAAATGATCAAAACAGCTTTGAGAAATTTATAA
- the sprA gene encoding cell surface protein SprA → MRNKLTLLVFLLFSFAGTNAFSQVTPARTGTDSLKNSFNPKEKSNLGLRNFANPFLTLPSNITREVTYDALNKRYIIVEKVGDKLYSVPQYLTIDQYLRLVNSEMKRQNWRDLSNAEVAEVRKTGIIPPVKINSRVFEKIFGGTTIDIQPRGDAELTFLGRINKNENPLFNERQRVQSNFDFNQRIQMDVIGNIGTKMKIKMNYNTEAQFDFENQIKLDYTGGKDDIIKKIEAGNVSLPLNSSLISGTQSLFGVKTQLQFGKLDVSAVFSQQKSQSKELQINNGAQQNEFRITGSDYEANKHYFLAKYFRDNYNRALANPPTILSGILVTKIEVWITNKTGNTQDSRDVLGFLDLGENAPYNTAQVTGGASVLPSAFTNPNFPTQSNNLLANLPADARNTNSNSVISYFAANGATDNFAKLTYARKLNEREYNFQPQLGYISLNNPLNADEVLAVSYRYTYNGVEYQVGEFSTDVAFDQATPKVLYTKLLKNETIKTNLPTWDLMMKNIYAIGGYQISPQNFKLDIFRIDDKTGIEMPLIREGSRTSLKQYISLTNLDQLNQQKEKKPDGIFDFEAENKPFTLSQLAQQNTSQSNFPGSSGSGVGPLINNTNNGYVTIDPLNGRIIFPLLEPFGTDLAAKFSLPGEQVLADKYTFPQLYDSTKVVAQQLFSNKDLYIIKGNYQSEISSEFSLNSINVTEGSVKVFAGTIPLIEGSDYTVDYQGGRVRIINTAVLISGQPIRITTENNELFGLQQKSLFGTRFDYHVNNKLTFGGTLMHLSEKPLTQKVNYREEPISNTIWGLDMNYSSPSRLLTKLVDKIPFISTKAPSSISFSGEYAQLIPGHPSAINSGGEKGGASYLDDFEASRSIIDLKSSVPWQISSTPQFFSESQLVDNLAYGYNRAKLAFYNIDPTFYTTGSSDLPASLKNNRTELSNHYVREIIEQEVFPFKETSTGQSIRLPTLDLAYYPMLRGPYNYTPTGFAANGFLSNPKARWGGISRRIDVNDFEANNIEYIELWVMDPFMYKPASQGGDLYFNIGNISEDLLKDGRKALENGLPANEDATKYDETNWGRVSKLQPVVQAFDNEPAARKAQDVGLDGLSNANEKVKFAAQIAQIKAQLNPDAASALDNDPSSDDYGYFRGSNLDNINAGVLRRYQNYNGPEGNSKTSQQSRDELGIENSASTSLPDGEDINRDNNMTQSDEYFQYKISMRPGDLEVGQNFVTDKVVSQVKLANGQTQNATWYQIRIPLAQYQQKVGGIQDFKSIRFIRMFMTNFADTAILRFAKVQLVRGEWRQYNAKNQAINVIADPSLLPAPPDGSTIEVATVNIEENGKRSPIPYVIPPGIERERDFSNYRGDTRQNEQSLAVIIKDLKDGYGRAAFKTAINDFRSYKRLEMYIHLETVGEVSIADNDLSAFLRIGTDNQDNYYEYNQPLKVTQPGTSDPYAIWPDQNKMDIQLELFQKAKTARNNARTTGGLPWPINVPFTYSDGRNTIIVKGQPDMSKVRVYMLGLKNPLRNLASPAGDDGLPKSAQVWFNELRLTEFDERGGWAATARMNAKLADFADLNISGSKSTIGFGSLEKKVSERNRTDNEFFDVSSSIELGKFLPQKTGIKIPMYISYSKQILTPQFDPRTPDIELKNALNASSRAQKDSILNFAQDYTTRSSINFTNVRKERAANDTKNHLWDIENFNVTYAQTKFAHRDFINETSIQHTYKASLGYNYAGSPRSYQPFEKIIKSNTLKLLKDFNFTLMPKSINFRVDVDRFYAENTLRNNDPNNYIPINTTFNKNFLVSRIYGIAWDLTNSLSLDFDATNYSIIDEPEGRINGLKRDTLWQNLKTLGRTTDYSHNLNIRYTLPINKIPGLDWVTVATTYGTNFNWQTEPLSTLRDPNINLGNTIQNSRTIQVNPTLNLVSLYNKFGFIKRSANSADTVKKFSDVLIGLLTSVRNVNVAFTQTKGTFMPGYLPKTKYFGIDKTGAPGLGFVFGSQEDIRERALINGWLTTDELQTQLYINTLREDFQLTSTLEPLKDFKVTLSATKNRTLNYSTNFRYDNSIKNFRNLSPTTTGDYSVSIITLGTAFKDKNGSKVSSLFNQFMANRQVVSNRLGNENPNSNGSSGGYADGYDKNSQDVIISSFIAAYTGKNAGTSSLNSLPKIPLPNWRIAYGGLSKIPFVADRFTELSLRHGYRSIYSVNGFNSLLKYQETNGYVSTRDVTQNFLPLYQFAQVSISEQFAPLIGIDTRLKNNLTANFEINKTRIMALSLSNAQLAQLSENNLIFGLGYRTTKFRFPFGLFSQLKMDNNMDFKLDVSVRDNKTVIYRADITEAEVSSGAKNITLRPSIDYVLNQRFNVKLFYDSNITKPYTSQSFNTSFSSFGFSLRVTLN, encoded by the coding sequence TTGAGAAACAAACTTACTCTCCTTGTATTCTTACTTTTCTCTTTTGCTGGAACTAACGCCTTTTCTCAGGTTACACCGGCAAGAACAGGAACAGATTCGCTTAAAAACTCCTTTAATCCTAAAGAAAAAAGTAATCTCGGTTTACGAAATTTCGCTAATCCATTTTTAACCCTCCCATCAAATATTACAAGGGAAGTTACTTATGATGCGCTAAACAAACGATACATCATTGTAGAAAAAGTAGGAGATAAACTTTACTCTGTTCCGCAATATTTAACGATTGACCAATATTTAAGGTTGGTAAATAGCGAAATGAAACGCCAGAATTGGCGTGACTTATCTAATGCTGAAGTTGCCGAGGTAAGAAAGACGGGTATCATACCACCTGTAAAAATTAATAGTCGAGTTTTTGAAAAGATTTTTGGAGGAACAACAATTGATATTCAGCCAAGAGGCGATGCAGAACTTACTTTTTTAGGCCGTATTAATAAAAATGAGAATCCGTTGTTTAACGAAAGGCAGCGGGTGCAAAGTAATTTCGATTTTAATCAGCGTATACAAATGGATGTTATTGGTAACATCGGTACGAAGATGAAAATCAAGATGAACTACAATACCGAAGCTCAATTTGATTTTGAAAACCAGATTAAGCTAGATTATACAGGCGGTAAAGATGACATCATTAAAAAGATTGAGGCTGGTAATGTTAGTTTGCCTTTAAATAGCTCGCTCATAAGTGGTACTCAATCTTTATTTGGGGTTAAAACACAATTACAATTTGGTAAACTAGATGTGTCTGCGGTATTTTCTCAGCAAAAATCTCAGTCAAAAGAATTGCAAATAAATAATGGAGCACAACAGAATGAGTTTAGAATTACTGGAAGTGATTACGAAGCTAACAAGCACTATTTTTTAGCAAAATATTTTAGGGATAATTACAATAGGGCATTAGCCAATCCGCCAACAATTTTATCAGGTATTTTAGTAACGAAAATTGAAGTTTGGATTACCAACAAAACTGGAAATACGCAAGATTCTAGAGATGTTTTAGGTTTTTTAGATTTGGGTGAAAATGCACCGTATAATACTGCACAGGTTACTGGGGGTGCATCAGTTTTACCTTCTGCTTTTACAAATCCAAATTTTCCAACACAGTCAAATAATCTATTGGCAAATCTTCCTGCAGATGCTAGGAATACCAATAGCAATAGTGTAATTTCTTATTTTGCTGCAAATGGAGCAACGGATAATTTTGCCAAGCTAACTTATGCAAGGAAATTGAATGAAAGAGAATATAACTTTCAACCTCAATTAGGTTATATCTCCTTAAACAATCCGCTTAATGCCGATGAGGTATTGGCTGTTTCTTACCGTTATACCTACAATGGAGTAGAATATCAAGTAGGAGAGTTTTCTACTGATGTTGCATTTGATCAGGCAACGCCGAAAGTTTTGTATACCAAATTGTTAAAAAATGAAACCATCAAAACCAATTTGCCTACTTGGGATTTGATGATGAAAAATATTTACGCCATTGGCGGATACCAAATTAGTCCTCAAAACTTTAAACTAGACATTTTTAGAATTGATGATAAAACAGGCATCGAAATGCCTTTGATTAGGGAAGGCTCTAGAACATCATTAAAACAATACATTTCCTTAACTAACCTTGATCAGCTAAATCAACAAAAGGAAAAGAAGCCTGATGGAATTTTTGATTTTGAAGCTGAAAACAAACCATTTACACTTAGCCAATTAGCACAACAAAATACTTCTCAAAGTAATTTCCCTGGCTCTTCGGGTTCTGGTGTTGGTCCTTTAATTAACAATACCAATAATGGGTATGTAACTATTGATCCCCTAAATGGTCGTATTATTTTTCCATTGTTAGAGCCGTTTGGTACTGATCTAGCGGCTAAATTTAGCTTGCCAGGCGAACAGGTTCTGGCTGATAAATATACTTTTCCGCAGTTGTATGATTCTACGAAGGTTGTAGCACAGCAATTATTTAGTAATAAGGATTTATACATCATCAAAGGTAATTATCAATCAGAAATTTCATCAGAATTTTCATTAAACTCAATTAATGTTACTGAAGGTTCTGTTAAGGTTTTTGCAGGTACAATTCCATTAATTGAAGGTTCAGATTATACTGTAGATTATCAAGGTGGTAGAGTTAGAATTATTAATACTGCTGTTTTGATCTCGGGTCAACCGATTAGAATTACCACAGAAAACAATGAACTTTTTGGCTTACAGCAGAAATCCCTATTTGGAACAAGGTTCGACTATCACGTAAACAATAAGTTAACGTTTGGTGGAACGTTAATGCACCTTAGTGAAAAACCACTTACCCAAAAAGTTAATTACAGAGAAGAACCTATCTCGAACACGATATGGGGTTTGGATATGAACTATAGTTCTCCTTCTAGGCTATTAACTAAACTGGTTGATAAAATTCCTTTCATTTCTACTAAGGCGCCATCGAGTATTTCATTTTCTGGTGAGTATGCACAACTAATTCCTGGACATCCAAGCGCTATTAATTCTGGTGGTGAAAAAGGTGGTGCAAGTTACCTTGATGATTTTGAAGCTTCTCGTTCCATTATTGACCTTAAAAGTTCTGTGCCTTGGCAAATTTCATCTACACCACAATTTTTCTCAGAATCGCAGTTGGTAGATAATTTGGCTTATGGGTACAATAGGGCAAAATTAGCTTTCTATAACATAGACCCAACATTTTACACTACTGGTTCATCAGATTTGCCAGCTAGTTTAAAAAATAACAGAACAGAGTTATCTAATCATTATGTGAGAGAGATAATTGAACAAGAAGTTTTTCCATTTAAGGAAACAAGTACAGGGCAATCGATCAGGCTCCCAACATTAGATTTAGCTTATTATCCAATGTTGCGTGGACCATATAATTATACACCTACTGGCTTTGCAGCCAATGGGTTTTTAAGCAATCCAAAAGCCAGATGGGGTGGTATTTCTAGGCGAATAGATGTAAATGATTTCGAAGCAAATAATATCGAATATATAGAGCTTTGGGTAATGGATCCGTTTATGTATAAGCCTGCATCACAAGGTGGAGATTTATACTTTAACATTGGAAACATTTCTGAAGATTTATTAAAGGATGGAAGAAAAGCGTTAGAAAATGGCTTACCTGCCAATGAGGATGCAACTAAATACGATGAGACAAATTGGGGGCGTGTATCAAAACTGCAACCTGTTGTACAAGCTTTCGATAATGAACCAGCGGCTAGGAAAGCACAAGATGTTGGTTTAGATGGCTTATCAAACGCAAATGAAAAAGTAAAATTTGCTGCACAAATCGCACAAATTAAAGCGCAATTAAATCCTGACGCTGCTTCGGCATTGGATAATGATCCATCATCAGATGATTATGGCTATTTCAGAGGAAGCAATTTAGATAATATTAACGCTGGTGTTTTAAGGAGATATCAAAACTATAACGGACCAGAAGGTAACTCAAAAACATCGCAGCAATCTCGTGATGAGTTAGGAATTGAAAACTCTGCCTCTACTTCTTTGCCAGATGGTGAAGACATTAACAGAGATAATAACATGACCCAGTCTGATGAATATTTTCAGTACAAAATTTCTATGCGCCCTGGAGATTTAGAAGTGGGCCAGAATTTTGTAACAGATAAGGTTGTTTCTCAAGTAAAATTGGCTAATGGCCAAACACAAAATGCAACTTGGTATCAAATTCGTATTCCCTTAGCTCAATATCAACAAAAGGTAGGCGGCATTCAAGACTTTAAATCTATCAGGTTCATCAGAATGTTCATGACCAACTTTGCTGATACAGCTATCTTAAGATTTGCAAAAGTGCAATTGGTTAGAGGAGAATGGCGCCAATATAATGCAAAAAATCAGGCTATAAACGTAATTGCAGATCCATCACTTTTACCAGCTCCACCAGATGGTTCTACTATTGAAGTGGCGACTGTAAACATAGAAGAAAATGGAAAACGTTCACCAATACCGTATGTTATTCCTCCTGGAATAGAGCGTGAGCGAGATTTTAGTAACTATCGTGGTGATACCCGCCAAAATGAACAATCGCTAGCAGTTATTATTAAAGACTTAAAAGATGGTTATGGTAGAGCAGCTTTTAAAACCGCTATCAATGATTTTAGATCTTACAAACGATTAGAAATGTACATCCACTTAGAAACTGTAGGTGAGGTTTCTATTGCAGATAATGATTTAAGTGCGTTTTTACGTATTGGAACAGATAATCAGGATAACTACTACGAATATAATCAGCCTTTAAAAGTAACTCAGCCTGGCACGAGCGATCCTTATGCCATTTGGCCAGATCAGAACAAAATGGATATCCAATTGGAGTTATTTCAAAAGGCAAAAACCGCTAGAAATAATGCCCGAACTACAGGTGGTTTGCCTTGGCCAATTAACGTTCCTTTTACTTATAGCGATGGAAGAAATACCATTATTGTAAAAGGGCAGCCAGATATGAGTAAGGTTAGGGTTTACATGTTGGGCTTAAAAAATCCTTTACGTAACCTTGCTTCACCAGCTGGCGATGATGGCTTGCCAAAGTCTGCACAAGTGTGGTTTAATGAACTTCGTTTAACAGAATTTGATGAACGTGGCGGATGGGCAGCAACGGCAAGGATGAATGCGAAGTTAGCGGACTTTGCCGATTTAAATATTTCTGGAAGTAAATCGACCATAGGTTTTGGTTCCTTAGAGAAAAAGGTAAGTGAGCGAAACCGAACAGACAATGAATTTTTCGATGTTTCATCAAGTATTGAATTAGGTAAGTTCTTGCCTCAAAAAACTGGAATTAAAATACCAATGTACATTAGTTACTCTAAACAAATTTTAACACCTCAGTTCGATCCTCGCACACCAGATATTGAATTAAAAAATGCTTTAAATGCTTCCAGCAGGGCTCAAAAAGATTCTATTTTAAATTTTGCTCAAGATTATACCACCAGAAGTAGCATAAACTTTACCAATGTTCGCAAAGAAAGAGCCGCAAACGATACAAAAAATCACCTTTGGGATATAGAAAACTTTAATGTTACTTATGCGCAAACCAAATTTGCACATCGCGATTTTATAAATGAAACAAGTATACAACACACTTACAAAGCATCATTAGGTTATAATTATGCTGGTTCTCCAAGAAGCTATCAACCATTTGAAAAGATAATAAAATCGAATACGCTGAAATTATTAAAGGATTTCAATTTTACATTGATGCCAAAATCTATCAACTTTAGGGTTGATGTAGATCGTTTTTACGCTGAAAATACCTTAAGAAATAACGATCCAAATAACTATATTCCTATCAATACTACCTTTAATAAGAACTTTTTAGTTTCGAGGATATACGGAATTGCATGGGATTTAACCAATTCATTAAGCCTTGATTTTGATGCAACCAATTATTCAATTATTGATGAACCAGAAGGAAGAATTAATGGATTAAAAAGAGATACGCTTTGGCAAAATCTTAAAACATTAGGTCGCACAACAGATTATAGCCACAATTTAAACATTAGATATACCTTGCCAATTAACAAAATACCTGGATTAGATTGGGTTACTGTTGCAACAACTTATGGCACGAACTTTAATTGGCAAACAGAACCATTGTCGACTTTAAGAGATCCGAATATCAATTTAGGTAACACCATACAAAACTCTAGAACGATTCAAGTAAACCCAACATTAAATTTAGTTAGCCTTTATAATAAATTTGGTTTCATTAAGCGAAGTGCAAACAGTGCAGATACGGTTAAGAAATTTAGTGATGTTTTGATTGGCTTATTAACTAGTGTGAGAAATGTTAATGTGGCCTTTACGCAAACAAAGGGAACTTTTATGCCAGGTTATTTGCCTAAAACAAAATATTTTGGTATTGACAAAACGGGAGCGCCTGGCTTGGGATTTGTGTTTGGTAGTCAAGAAGATATTAGAGAAAGGGCCTTGATAAATGGTTGGTTAACTACCGATGAATTACAAACGCAATTATACATCAATACGCTAAGAGAAGATTTTCAGTTAACAAGTACTTTAGAGCCTTTAAAAGATTTTAAGGTTACGTTAAGTGCCACCAAAAATAGAACATTGAACTATTCTACAAATTTTAGATACGATAATAGCATTAAAAACTTTAGAAATTTAAGCCCTACAACAACAGGAGATTACAGTGTATCTATCATTACCCTTGGTACAGCATTTAAAGATAAAAATGGAAGCAAGGTGTCAAGTTTGTTTAATCAGTTCATGGCCAATAGGCAAGTTGTCTCTAACCGATTAGGTAACGAAAATCCGAATTCCAATGGCAGCTCTGGCGGTTATGCAGATGGATATGATAAAAATTCACAAGATGTGATTATCTCATCTTTTATAGCGGCCTATACAGGTAAAAATGCAGGTACTTCAAGTTTAAATAGCTTACCCAAAATTCCTTTACCAAATTGGAGAATCGCTTATGGAGGTTTATCAAAAATTCCATTTGTTGCAGATAGATTTACAGAGTTAAGTTTAAGACATGGCTATCGTTCTATTTACAGTGTTAACGGTTTCAATAGTTTGCTAAAATATCAAGAAACAAATGGTTATGTAAGTACAAGAGATGTTACTCAGAATTTCTTGCCATTATATCAATTTGCTCAAGTAAGTATTTCAGAGCAATTTGCACCTTTAATAGGGATTGACACAAGATTGAAAAATAATTTAACAGCCAATTTTGAGATCAATAAAACCAGAATTATGGCATTGAGTTTATCAAATGCGCAATTGGCGCAACTATCTGAAAATAATTTGATTTTTGGTTTAGGCTATCGTACTACGAAATTCAGGTTCCCATTTGGTTTGTTCAGTCAGCTAAAGATGGATAATAATATGGATTTTAAACTTGATGTTTCTGTAAGGGATAATAAGACGGTTATTTATAGAGCAGATATAACAGAAGCTGAGGTTTCATCTGGAGCTAAAAATATAACACTTAGACCAAGTATTGATTATGTTTTAAATCAAAGGTTTAATGTTAAACTATTCTATGATTCTAATATTACCAAACCTTACACATCTCAATCATTTAATACTTCATTTAGCAGTTTCGGATTTAGTTTACGTGTTACACTTAATTAG
- the gcvH gene encoding glycine cleavage system protein GcvH, with amino-acid sequence MNFPSELKYTKDHEWVSISGNEATIGITDFAQRELGDIVYVDINSVGTEVSKEEVFGTIEAVKTVSDLYMPVTGTILAINDELNNGPELVNSDPYGNGWIIKITISDDSELEGLLSADDYKALVGA; translated from the coding sequence ATGAATTTTCCATCAGAATTAAAATACACAAAGGATCACGAATGGGTTAGCATTTCTGGCAACGAAGCAACAATTGGTATTACTGATTTTGCACAACGTGAATTAGGTGATATTGTTTATGTTGATATCAACTCAGTAGGTACTGAAGTAAGTAAAGAAGAAGTTTTTGGAACTATTGAAGCGGTAAAAACTGTATCTGACTTGTATATGCCTGTTACTGGAACTATTTTAGCAATTAATGATGAGTTAAATAATGGTCCTGAGTTGGTTAACTCTGATCCTTATGGAAATGGCTGGATCATTAAAATTACTATTTCTGACGATAGCGAGCTTGAAGGCTTACTAAGTGCAGATGATTATAAAGCTTTAGTAGGAGCATAG
- a CDS encoding NADP-dependent malic enzyme yields MSKTNRKQDALDYHSQGRPGKIQVVPTKPYSSQRDLTLAYSPGVAEPCLKIAENTEDVYKYTAKGNLVAVISNGTAVLGLGDIGPEAGKPVMEGKGLLFKIFADIDVFDLELDTKNVDDFVKIVKALEPTFGGVNLEDIKAPECFEIERRLKEEMNIPVMHDDQHGTAIISAAALLNACDLQKKKIDKVKIVVNGAGAAAISCSRLYVSLGAKIENIVMCDRTGVIRADRAVLDDIKKEFATSRNLNTLAEAMKESDVFIGLSSADCVTVEMLKSMAKNPIVFAMSNPNPEIAYDLAINARKDIIMATGRSDYPNQVNNVLGFPYIFRGALDVRATSINEEMKIAAVRAIAELAKKTVPEAVNMAYNERNIKFGKEYIIPKPMDFRLMTNVSMAVAKAAIESGVARKNITDWDAYAEELKRRLGMDDAIMRALTNKAKSAPKRVVFAEADNYKILKAAQIVKDDNIAIPILLGNKEVIQQLIEENALDLEGVQIIEPALEPARSKKYAEFLYNKRQRKGVSLYEATKFMRDRNYFGAAMVEFGEADAMISGLTKNYVSTIKPALQIIGTEEGVNRVAGMYMMMTQKGPVFFGDTTVNVDPTAEELVDLTLLLDKSVRKFNIQPRIAMLSYSNFGSNEGVIPDKVRKAVKVLHDKHPNVVVDGDMQGNFAINNSLLRENFPFSRLADAPANTLVFPNLESGNIAYKLLQELGGAEAVGPILLGLKKPVHIVQLGSSVREIVNMVTIAVLDVQGKEEVANAGKKRGLLNKIVKK; encoded by the coding sequence ATGAGTAAGACCAATAGAAAACAAGACGCACTAGATTATCACTCGCAAGGGCGACCAGGGAAAATCCAAGTTGTACCTACCAAACCATATTCTTCACAAAGAGATTTAACGCTGGCCTATTCGCCAGGTGTGGCAGAGCCTTGTTTAAAAATTGCAGAAAATACAGAAGATGTATATAAATATACTGCCAAAGGTAATTTGGTGGCAGTTATTAGTAATGGTACAGCTGTTTTAGGACTTGGGGATATTGGTCCGGAAGCTGGTAAGCCAGTAATGGAAGGCAAGGGTTTGTTGTTTAAAATCTTTGCTGATATTGATGTTTTCGATTTAGAATTAGATACTAAAAACGTTGATGATTTTGTAAAAATCGTTAAAGCTTTAGAGCCAACATTTGGCGGTGTAAACTTAGAAGATATTAAAGCACCAGAGTGTTTTGAAATTGAGCGTCGCTTAAAAGAGGAAATGAATATTCCTGTAATGCATGACGACCAGCATGGTACTGCAATTATTTCTGCAGCTGCTTTGTTAAACGCTTGCGATTTACAGAAGAAAAAAATAGACAAGGTTAAAATTGTTGTGAATGGTGCTGGTGCCGCTGCAATTTCTTGTTCTCGCTTATATGTTTCGCTTGGAGCTAAAATAGAGAATATTGTGATGTGCGATAGAACTGGTGTTATCCGTGCGGATAGAGCTGTTTTAGATGATATTAAAAAGGAGTTTGCTACTAGCAGAAACCTAAATACATTGGCAGAAGCGATGAAAGAATCTGATGTTTTTATTGGTCTTTCATCTGCTGACTGTGTTACTGTTGAAATGTTAAAATCGATGGCTAAAAACCCAATCGTTTTTGCAATGTCTAATCCTAACCCAGAGATAGCTTATGATTTGGCGATTAATGCCCGTAAGGATATTATCATGGCAACTGGTCGTTCAGATTATCCGAACCAAGTTAACAACGTGTTAGGTTTCCCGTATATTTTTAGAGGAGCTTTAGATGTTAGAGCCACCAGCATTAATGAGGAGATGAAAATTGCAGCCGTTCGTGCCATTGCAGAATTAGCTAAAAAAACTGTTCCTGAAGCAGTAAATATGGCTTACAACGAACGTAATATCAAGTTTGGTAAGGAATATATCATTCCGAAACCAATGGATTTCCGTTTAATGACCAATGTTTCGATGGCTGTTGCTAAAGCTGCAATAGAATCTGGTGTTGCCCGTAAAAACATAACCGATTGGGATGCGTATGCTGAAGAATTGAAACGCCGTTTAGGTATGGATGATGCCATTATGCGTGCCTTGACCAACAAAGCTAAATCGGCACCAAAACGTGTGGTTTTTGCAGAGGCTGATAATTATAAAATTTTAAAAGCGGCACAAATTGTTAAGGATGATAATATTGCAATTCCTATCCTTTTAGGAAACAAAGAAGTTATTCAGCAATTGATTGAAGAAAACGCTTTGGATTTAGAAGGCGTTCAAATCATTGAGCCAGCTTTAGAGCCGGCAAGAAGTAAAAAGTATGCTGAGTTTTTGTATAACAAACGCCAACGTAAAGGTGTAAGTTTATATGAAGCAACGAAGTTTATGCGTGACAGGAATTATTTTGGCGCTGCAATGGTTGAGTTTGGCGAGGCAGATGCGATGATTTCTGGTTTAACGAAAAACTATGTTTCTACCATTAAACCTGCCTTACAAATAATTGGAACCGAAGAAGGCGTAAATCGTGTTGCAGGAATGTACATGATGATGACCCAAAAAGGGCCTGTGTTTTTTGGAGATACAACGGTTAATGTTGATCCAACTGCAGAAGAACTGGTAGACTTAACTTTATTGTTAGATAAATCGGTTAGGAAGTTTAATATTCAACCTCGTATTGCAATGTTATCTTATTCTAATTTCGGTTCAAATGAAGGTGTAATCCCTGATAAAGTACGTAAGGCTGTTAAGGTTTTACACGACAAACATCCAAACGTTGTGGTGGATGGCGATATGCAAGGTAACTTCGCCATAAATAACTCTTTGCTGAGAGAAAATTTTCCGTTCAGTCGTTTGGCAGATGCACCTGCAAATACATTAGTTTTTCCTAACTTGGAGTCAGGCAACATAGCTTACAAGCTTTTACAGGAATTAGGCGGAGCTGAAGCGGTTGGGCCAATTTTATTGGGCTTAAAAAAGCCTGTTCATATTGTTCAGTTAGGAAGTTCTGTTAGAGAAATAGTAAATATGGTTACTATTGCAGTATTAGATGTGCAAGGAAAAGAAGAAGTGGCAAATGCTGGCAAAAAAAGAGGTTTATTAAACAAGATAGTTAAGAAATAA